From one Humulus lupulus chromosome 8, drHumLupu1.1, whole genome shotgun sequence genomic stretch:
- the LOC133797911 gene encoding protein FLOWERING LOCUS D, whose amino-acid sequence MNPPDDIADQFSLFPPIPFTLYDPHEISLPVSDLNPNPTPLSAITDLVPVPSSIQIEEPSSTHNFLSFSIPKKRRRGRPQRVSTSFSIPQFPSGTFNPNSNDFPSTSNSIRNSVGNPNSLPHTALDTSDEIIVINRESTAEAVIALTAGFPADSLTDEEIDAGVVPVIGGIEQVNYILIRNHIIAKWRENVSNWVAKEMFIDSIPKHCQTLLDSAYNYLVSHGFINFGVAPAVRERIPAEPNKPNVVVIGAGLAGLAAARQMLRFGFKVTVLEGRKRAGGRVYTKKMEGGGNRVSAAAELGGSVLTGTSGNPLGIVARQLGSTLHKVRDKCPLYTLDGKPVDPDMDMKVETAFNRLLDKASRLRQLMGDVSVDVSLGASLETFLQVDGEAVNAEEMNLFNWHLANLEYANAGLISKLSLAFWDQDDPYDMGGDHCFLPGGNGKLVQALAENVPILYEKIVQTIRYGNDGVQVIAGNQVFECDMALCTVPLGVLKSGSIKFVPELPQRKLDGIKRLGFGLLNKVAMLFPHVFWGTDLDTFGHLSDDPSRRGEFFLFYSYATVAGGPLLIALVAGEAAHNFESMPPTDAVTRVLQILKGIYEPQGINVPEPIQTVCTRWGSDPFSLGSYSNVAVGASGDDYDILAESVGDGRLFFAGEATTRRYPATMHGAFLSGLREAANMARYANARSLQIKGERGLSKNAHSCASLLADLFREPDLEFGSFSVIFGRKNADPKSTAVLRVTFNEPRKKSQEGSTPDRQHSNKLLFQQLQSHFNQQQQLHVYTLLSRQQALELREVRGGDEMRLNYLCEKLGVKLVGRKGLGSTADSVIASIRAQRGNRKPASTSLALKTGTSKLKTGTLKRKWVRRAKIVRNGNGMAPSPGSNLVNGKVSEETRTTHQASFDSLVSGQNQGDM is encoded by the exons ATGAATCCGCCAGATGACATCGCAGACCAGTTTTCTTTGTTCCCTCCAATCCCATTCACGTTATATGATCCCCATGAAATTTCTCTTCCTGTTTCTGACCTTAATCCTAACCCCACCCCTCTTAGCGCCATCACGGACTTGGTCCCAGTTCCGAGCTCTATTCAAATCGAAGAACCTAGCTCGACTCACAACTTTCTCTCATTCTCGATCCCCAAGAAGCGAAGACGAGGCAGGCCTCAACGTGTTTCAACCTCCTTCAGCATTCCTCAGTTTCCTTCTGGGACTTTTAACCCTAACAGTAACGATTTTCCTTCTACTTCTAATTCAATTCGAAACAGCGTAGGAAACCCTAATTCTTTGCCACACACTGCACTTGATACCTCCGATGAAATCATTGTTATCAATAGAGAATCCACGGCTGAAGCGGTGATTGCGCTTACAGCTGGATTCCCCGCGGATTCCCTCACCGACGAGGAAATTGACGCTGGGGTAGTTCCTGTGATTGGGGGAATTGAACAGGTGAATTACATTTTGATTCGGAATCACATTATCGCGAAATGGCGTGAAAACGTGTCGAATTGGGTTGCAAAGGAGATGTTTATTGATTCTATACCTAAACACTGTCAAACCCTTTTAGATTCTGCTTATAATTATCTGGTTTCACATGGATTTATCAATTTTGGAGTTGCACCGGCGGTCAGGGAGAGAATTCCAGCTGAACCCAATAAGCCTAATGTGGTTGTTATTGGTGCTGGACTTGCTGGTCTAGCTGCTGCAAGGCAAATGTTGCGTTTTGGGTTTAAGGTGACTGTGTTGGAGGGCAGGAAGCGGGCGGGTGGGAGGGTATATACTAAGAAAATGGAGGGAGGGGGAAATCGGGTTTCGGCTGCGGCAGAATTAGGGGGCAGTGTTTTGACAGGTACATCAGGAAACCCACTCGGGATTGTAGCAAGACAATTAGGCTCAACACTTCATAAGGTTAGAGACAAATGCCCTTTGTATACTTTGGATGGGAAGCCAGTAGACCCAGACATGGATATGAAAGTGGAAACTGCTTTCAACCGGCTTTTGGACAAAGCGAGTAGACTTAGGCAGTTGATGGGGGATGTATCAGTTGACGTTTCTCTTGGTGCATCATTAGAAACATTCCTACAGGTAGATGGGGAGGCAGTAAATGCTGAGGAGATGAACTTGTTCAATTGGCATCTTGCAAATTTAGAATATGCGAATGCAGGCTTAATATCAAAGCTCTCACTTGCATTTTGGGACCAAGATGATCCGTATGATATGGGAGGAGATCATTGCTTCTTGCCTGGAGGAAATGGAAAGCTGGTTCAGGCATTGGCGGAAAATGTCCCAATTTTATATGAGAAAATTGTGCAGACAATAAGATATGGTAATGATGGAGTGCAGGTAATTGCTGGCAACCAGGTTTTTGAGTGTGATATGGCATTATGCACTGTGCCTCTTGGGGTTTTAAAAAGTGGCTCAATCAAATTTGTCCCAGAATTGCCTCAGAGAAAGCTTGATGGGATAAAGAGATTAGGATTTGGATTGCTAAACAAGGTTGCTATGCTTTTTCCTCATGTATTTTGGGGAACGGATCTTGATACCTTTGGGCACCTTTCTGATGATCCCAGTCGCCGAGGGGAGTTCTTTCTGTTTTACAGCTACGCAACAGTTGCTGGTGGTCCTCTCTTGATCGCTTTAGTGGCAGGGGAAGCTGCACATAATTTTGAAAGCATGCCTCCTACTGATGCAGTAACTCGAGTTCTTCAAATTCTTAAGG GTATATATGAACCACAAGGAATAAATGTTCCAGAACCTATCCAGACAGTCTGTACCAGATGGGGAAGTGATCCTTTTAGCCTGGGATCTTATTCTAATGTCGCAGTTGGGGCATCGGGAGATGACTATGATATCTTAGCAGAAAGTGTGGGTGATGGGAGACTATTCTTTGCAGGGGAGGCCACAACCAGGCGATACCCTGCAACTATGCATGGGGCTTTTCTTAGTGGGCTTAGAGAAGCGGCAAATATGGCACGCTATGCTAATGCTCGATCACTGCAGATTAAAGGTGAAAGGGGTCTGTCAAAGAATGCCCATTCTTGTGCTTCTCTTCTTGCAGATCTATTTAGGGAGCCAGATCTTGAATTTGGGAGCTTCTCCGTTATTTTTGGTCGGAAGAATGCTGATCCAAAGTCAACAGCAGTTTTAAGAGTGACATTTAATGAACCACGAAAGAAGAGTCAGGAAGGTTCTACACCTGATCGGCAACATTCAAATAAGTTACTTTTTCAGCAGCTTCAATCACATTTTAATCAGCAGCAACAGCTGCATGTTTACACTTTGTTATCAAGGCAACAGGCACTTGAGCTGAGAGAAGTTAGAGGGGGTGATGAGATGAGGTTAAATTACCTCTGTGAAAAACTGGGAGTGAAATTGGTGGGAAGAAAAGGTTTGGGGTCCACTGCTGATTCTGTTATTGCCTCCATAAGAGCTCAGAGGGGTAATCGGAAACCCGCTTCAACTTCATTGGCTCTAAAGACAG GTACATCAAAGCTGAAAACTGGCACTTTAAAACGGAAGTGGGTGAG AAGGGCAAAAATAGTACGGAATGGCAATGGGATGGCGCCTTCTCCTGGTTCAAACTTGGTAAATGGCAAAGTATCAGAGGAAACTAGGACCACACATCAAgcatcttttgattcacttgtgtCAG GGCAAAATCAGGGTGACATGTAA